Proteins from a single region of Paenibacillus sp. BIHB 4019:
- a CDS encoding substrate-binding domain-containing protein — MTPIGYEAFIFFVNSRNEVQDLTLEQIQGIYAGELTNWKQVGGEKEKIRPFQRRENSGSQTMLQKIMKDKQLIKPIEEDVNVDMGGIIKATANYRNYKNAIGFSFLFYATEMVHEQQIHLLQINGVEANRANIRNGTYPLTAPFYAITAGTDNPKVQPFIDWILSPQGQYLIEKTGYTPLKP, encoded by the coding sequence CTGACGCCGATTGGCTATGAGGCTTTTATCTTTTTCGTAAACAGCCGCAATGAGGTGCAGGACTTGACGCTGGAGCAGATTCAAGGCATCTATGCCGGGGAACTGACGAACTGGAAGCAGGTTGGGGGAGAGAAGGAGAAAATTCGGCCTTTCCAGCGACGAGAGAACAGTGGCAGCCAGACGATGCTCCAAAAAATCATGAAGGATAAGCAGCTTATAAAGCCTATTGAAGAGGATGTAAATGTCGATATGGGTGGGATCATTAAAGCAACCGCAAACTACCGCAATTATAAAAATGCAATTGGCTTTTCATTCCTGTTCTACGCCACCGAGATGGTGCACGAGCAGCAAATCCATTTGCTTCAAATTAACGGGGTGGAGGCGAACCGCGCGAACATTAGAAACGGTACCTATCCGCTTACGGCGCCGTTTTATGCGATTACAGCAGGCACTGACAACCCTAAAGTACAGCCGTTTATAGATTGGATTTTGTCGCCGCAGGGCCAATATTTGATTGAGAAAACGGGCTATACCCCGCTTAAGCCGTAG
- a CDS encoding VTT domain-containing protein gives MLKWISAIIYALLLATVFIYQNNLLDWLQNDTPSVFIVFLVALFLVLVPVVPFKIMIALLGFMYGPLLGALISWLAASLAAIIVFLLARYLFREQGQAFLHKFSQLDKLQATMEKRPFLTILTARLIPVIPHMVVNIYPAVTTVRLLPYAVASALGKIPFMLLFAYMGQNMFKDWASFALFAGVYAAFFALSYGGYRLWLKRQ, from the coding sequence ATGCTGAAATGGATTTCCGCCATCATTTATGCTTTGCTGCTCGCCACCGTTTTTATATACCAAAACAATCTGCTCGATTGGCTGCAAAATGACACGCCCTCTGTATTTATCGTCTTTCTCGTCGCTCTGTTTCTCGTACTCGTGCCCGTCGTTCCGTTCAAAATTATGATTGCCTTGCTCGGTTTTATGTACGGTCCGCTGCTCGGGGCATTGATTAGCTGGCTGGCCGCTTCACTTGCTGCCATCATTGTATTTTTGCTAGCTCGCTATCTCTTCCGTGAGCAAGGACAAGCTTTCCTCCATAAATTCAGCCAACTGGACAAGCTTCAGGCCACGATGGAAAAACGGCCGTTTCTAACGATTTTGACGGCGCGATTAATTCCGGTCATTCCGCATATGGTCGTCAATATTTATCCCGCGGTTACTACTGTACGGCTGCTTCCTTATGCCGTTGCATCGGCTCTTGGCAAAATCCCGTTTATGCTGCTCTTTGCTTATATGGGTCAAAATATGTTTAAAGATTGGGCTAGCTTCGCCTTATTTGCGGGCGTATACGCCGCCTTTTTCGCCTTGTCTTATGGCGGATACCGCCTTTGGTTAAAAAGACAATGA
- a CDS encoding Dps family protein yields MMKKTHEVLNKQIANWSVLYIKLHNFHWYVKGSQFFTLHVKFQEFYEEAALNVDELAERLLALEGKPVATMKEYMETASIKDATGKETATAMVESLITDFSTIIEELKAGMSIAQEANDETTADMLLAIHTALEKHVWMLKAFNA; encoded by the coding sequence ATCATGAAAAAAACACATGAGGTCTTAAATAAACAAATCGCTAACTGGAGTGTCCTTTATATTAAACTGCACAATTTCCACTGGTACGTGAAGGGCTCGCAATTTTTCACCCTGCACGTGAAGTTCCAAGAATTTTATGAAGAGGCCGCTTTGAATGTGGATGAGCTGGCTGAGCGCCTGCTTGCATTGGAAGGCAAGCCTGTCGCAACGATGAAAGAATATATGGAGACGGCTTCCATCAAAGACGCTACAGGCAAAGAAACCGCTACAGCTATGGTTGAGTCTCTTATAACGGACTTCTCAACGATAATCGAGGAGCTCAAAGCCGGCATGTCGATTGCGCAAGAAGCGAATGATGAGACGACAGCCGATATGCTGCTTGCGATTCACACCGCGCTTGAGAAGCATGTATGGATGCTGAAAGCTTTTAACGCTTAA
- a CDS encoding fumarylacetoacetate hydrolase family protein: MFSEVRNIYCIGRNYRLHALELGNEVPESPMVFTKPTHALVPMDGGVVELPGDQGEVHFELELVLRVGRALEPGMDPDACIDGLALGLDMTLRDVQSKIKAKGQPWLPAKGFKGSAPLGAWLPYPGAEELKAHDFALLRNNEEAQHGNSADMLFNIGTLLRHINDNYGLGPGDLIFTGTPAGVAALQDGDKLSALWQGKEVASCSIKLV, encoded by the coding sequence ATGTTTTCAGAAGTACGCAACATTTATTGTATTGGGCGGAATTATCGTTTGCATGCGTTAGAGCTGGGCAATGAGGTGCCTGAATCGCCGATGGTATTTACAAAGCCGACTCATGCGCTAGTGCCGATGGATGGCGGCGTAGTGGAGCTGCCAGGCGATCAAGGCGAGGTGCATTTCGAGCTGGAGCTGGTGCTGCGAGTGGGCCGGGCGCTTGAGCCGGGCATGGACCCTGACGCATGCATCGACGGTTTGGCGCTGGGGCTTGATATGACGCTTCGCGATGTGCAAAGCAAGATCAAGGCCAAAGGCCAGCCGTGGCTTCCGGCTAAAGGCTTCAAAGGCTCCGCTCCCCTTGGCGCATGGCTGCCGTATCCTGGTGCGGAAGAGCTGAAGGCGCATGATTTTGCGCTGCTTCGCAATAATGAAGAAGCACAGCATGGCAATTCTGCCGATATGCTATTTAATATTGGCACGCTGCTCCGGCATATTAATGACAACTACGGACTTGGGCCGGGTGATCTTATTTTTACCGGAACGCCAGCAGGTGTTGCAGCTTTGCAGGATGGCGACAAACTCTCGGCATTGTGGCAAGGCAAAGAAGTTGCTAGCTGTTCAATTAAGCTCGTATAA
- a CDS encoding ABC-F family ATP-binding cassette domain-containing protein: protein MHLLSVEHITKSYGEKMLFEDVTFGLEDGDKIGIIGVNGTGKSTFLKVIAGLEPADAGNISIGNRVTIRMLSQDPVFAPGETALEHVLGGDSPQQRAVREHVEALEALELHPSDEALQQRLIKANQRMDEFDAWTLESEAKIALAKLGILHFDEKVETFSGGQRKRVAMAAALLQPSDILILDEPTNHIDNDSVAWLEGMLQKRKGALLMITHDRYFLDRVSNRVIELDGGRAYFYEANYSRFLELKLEREEREAATESKRKNLLRSELAWIRRGAKARTTKQKARIDRFEDLKAQAPKQSAGKMDVSVASTRLGRKIVELEKVTKRFGERTLIRDFSYIAVPEDRVGIIGRNGSGKSTLLKLIEGRLQPDEGTVELGLTVNLGWFSQEHEEMDESLRVIEFIREGAEQVKTADGSLISAGQMLERFLFPPAMQWSLISKLSGGEKRRLQLLRVLMKAPNVLLLDEPTNDLDISTLAVLEDYLDDFPGVVFVVSHDRYFLDRTVDKILSFEDGVITQHTGNYSEYQEFVEKHGSAAAGTSPASGGSSAGGSAKAAAGAGSASAAGSKSAAGDSNAKAGTGGGKERALKMSYKDQKDFEQIDGWIEQAENDLAHIEQRMEESGSDSVLIQQLSEEQQQLEEKLEQLMERWTELNELAEQIAAQKKV, encoded by the coding sequence ATGCATTTATTATCAGTCGAACATATTACGAAAAGCTACGGGGAAAAAATGCTGTTCGAGGACGTTACCTTCGGTCTCGAGGATGGCGACAAAATCGGCATTATCGGCGTCAATGGAACGGGCAAATCGACGTTTCTTAAAGTGATTGCCGGGCTTGAGCCAGCAGATGCAGGCAACATTTCCATTGGGAACCGGGTGACCATTCGCATGCTTTCGCAGGACCCGGTGTTCGCTCCAGGGGAAACGGCGCTTGAGCATGTGCTTGGCGGCGATTCGCCGCAGCAGCGTGCTGTGCGCGAGCATGTGGAGGCGCTTGAAGCGCTGGAGCTTCATCCAAGTGACGAGGCGCTCCAGCAAAGGCTGATTAAAGCGAACCAGCGGATGGATGAATTCGACGCTTGGACACTTGAGAGTGAAGCGAAGATTGCGCTCGCTAAGCTTGGCATTCTTCATTTTGACGAGAAGGTCGAGACGTTTTCCGGCGGGCAGCGCAAGCGGGTAGCGATGGCGGCAGCATTGCTCCAGCCTTCGGACATTTTGATTTTGGACGAGCCGACGAACCATATCGACAATGATTCGGTCGCTTGGCTGGAAGGCATGCTGCAAAAACGCAAAGGCGCGCTGCTTATGATTACCCATGATCGCTATTTCCTTGATCGGGTCAGCAATCGGGTTATTGAGCTCGATGGCGGACGTGCTTATTTCTATGAAGCGAACTACAGCCGTTTTCTAGAGCTTAAGCTGGAGCGGGAAGAGCGCGAGGCGGCAACAGAAAGCAAACGCAAAAACCTGCTGCGCAGCGAGCTTGCCTGGATTAGGCGCGGAGCCAAGGCGAGAACGACGAAGCAGAAGGCGAGAATTGATCGCTTCGAGGACTTGAAGGCGCAGGCGCCTAAGCAAAGCGCGGGAAAAATGGATGTATCGGTTGCCTCGACCCGCCTCGGACGCAAAATCGTCGAGCTTGAAAAGGTAACGAAACGTTTTGGCGAGCGGACACTCATTCGTGATTTCAGCTATATTGCCGTGCCGGAGGACCGGGTAGGCATTATCGGACGCAATGGCAGCGGCAAATCTACGCTGCTTAAGCTGATTGAGGGGAGGCTGCAGCCGGATGAAGGTACAGTTGAGCTGGGCCTCACCGTAAATCTGGGCTGGTTCTCGCAGGAGCATGAAGAGATGGACGAGTCGCTGCGCGTCATTGAATTTATCCGCGAAGGTGCAGAGCAGGTGAAGACGGCGGATGGCTCGCTCATTTCAGCAGGGCAAATGCTGGAGCGGTTTTTGTTCCCTCCTGCGATGCAATGGAGCCTGATCAGCAAGCTGTCAGGCGGCGAGAAGCGCCGTCTTCAATTGCTTCGCGTGCTGATGAAGGCGCCGAACGTGCTTCTTCTCGATGAGCCGACGAATGATTTGGACATCTCGACGTTGGCCGTATTGGAAGATTATTTGGATGATTTTCCGGGCGTCGTATTTGTCGTATCCCATGATCGTTACTTCCTTGACCGGACAGTCGATAAAATTTTATCCTTTGAGGATGGCGTCATTACGCAGCATACAGGCAACTATAGCGAATATCAGGAGTTTGTAGAAAAGCATGGCTCGGCTGCTGCCGGTACATCGCCAGCTTCAGGCGGCTCCTCGGCGGGCGGAAGTGCGAAAGCTGCTGCTGGGGCAGGCTCGGCGAGCGCTGCTGGAAGCAAGAGTGCGGCGGGGGATTCGAACGCAAAAGCCGGAACGGGCGGCGGCAAGGAACGTGCGCTCAAAATGTCCTACAAGGATCAAAAGGATTTTGAGCAAATTGACGGCTGGATTGAGCAGGCTGAAAATGATCTTGCGCACATTGAACAGCGCATGGAGGAATCCGGCAGCGATTCGGTGCTGATTCAGCAGCTTTCGGAGGAGCAGCAGCAGCTTGAAGAAAAGCTGGAGCAGCTCATGGAGCGCTGGACTGAGCTTAACGAGCTTGCGGAGCAAATTGCTGCTCAGAAGAAGGTTTAA
- a CDS encoding MBL fold metallo-hydrolase: protein MLLAKGIAMLEITAAIMGKSTTIYPTLIWDNDRQILIDTAHPGQLPLIQKAAALEGVLLKQITDVVLTHQDIDHIGSLPAVIEQADYAPRVWSSDIEKPYIEGRKRLIKITDEALANLDLMFPPETPAAFRAAFRKMLEHPPHANVTAQLLGGGKLDVCGGISIINTPGHTPGHISLYHHASQTLIAGDALIAENGKLAPPAPAATLDYERALQSLKALADYPIQHVICYHGGLCSGQLNEQIAQISDGAAV, encoded by the coding sequence ATGCTACTTGCAAAAGGCATTGCCATGCTGGAGATTACAGCCGCCATTATGGGGAAATCCACAACGATTTACCCTACCCTTATTTGGGATAATGATCGCCAAATCCTTATAGACACTGCCCACCCTGGGCAGCTTCCATTGATTCAGAAGGCCGCAGCACTAGAAGGCGTTCTCCTCAAGCAAATAACCGACGTCGTACTTACCCATCAAGATATCGATCATATTGGCAGTCTGCCAGCTGTCATTGAACAAGCTGATTACGCACCGCGTGTATGGAGCAGCGACATCGAGAAGCCCTACATCGAAGGACGCAAACGTCTGATCAAAATAACCGACGAGGCGCTCGCGAACCTCGATCTGATGTTTCCTCCGGAAACGCCCGCTGCATTTCGCGCCGCTTTTCGAAAAATGCTGGAGCATCCGCCCCACGCAAATGTAACAGCGCAGCTGCTGGGCGGCGGCAAGCTTGATGTATGCGGCGGCATCAGCATTATTAATACGCCGGGACATACCCCCGGACATATCAGCTTATATCATCACGCGAGCCAAACATTAATAGCAGGAGATGCGCTGATCGCAGAAAATGGCAAGCTCGCCCCTCCTGCTCCTGCTGCCACGCTCGATTATGAAAGGGCTCTGCAATCACTCAAAGCGCTTGCAGATTACCCCATCCAGCATGTTATTTGCTATCATGGCGGTTTATGCAGCGGTCAGCTTAATGAACAAATTGCTCAAATTTCTGATGGAGCTGCTGTTTAA